In the Xanthobacteraceae bacterium genome, CGGACGCTCGCTGCGCGAGTCCGACTGGTATCTGTTTGTTGGCGATCAGAGCGCATTGCCCGCGATTGCAAACATGCTTTCCGGGTTGCCGTCTTCGGCACGCGGCCGTGCGATTATCGAAATTCCAAACCGGGATGAGCGGCAGATAATATCGCATCCACTGAACCTGGAGATCACCTGGTTGTACCGCGATGCTTCGGCCGGCGAGCGGTCCGAAGCGTTGCAGGATTGCGCGCTAAACGCATGGTGGCCAACGAACGCTAACGCGTTTGTATGGGCGGGCGGCGAGTCCGAAATTATACGCACGGTTCGCGCCCATTTCCGGCATGAGCGAGGGATGACGCCACGCCAGTTGCTTGCGATAGGGTATTGGCGGCGCGGCATGAATGAAGACGATTACAAGAAAGCCTTCAACAACGATCGCGACGAAGACTACTTCAAGGGCGCTTTTTGAGCGGCGGCGGAACGGAGAGGCAGTAACGTGAAACACCGACAGATTTTTGCACGGGTAATCGGCCCGATGGCGGCGGCAGTCGTTTCGTCAAATGCATTTGCGCAGACGGAAGTGATTGCCACGATTCCTCATGATCTTTCGCCATGGGGAATGTTCGTGCAGGCCGATCTGGTGGTGAAAGCCGTCATCGTCGGTCTGTTCTTTGCTTCGCTCGTCACATGGACGATCTGGCTAGCGAAGGGCATCGAACTACTCAGGGCAAGACGCACGATCGATGCGGCAATGGCAAAAGTCCGGGCGGCCGGGAGCCTGCGCAAGGCGGCCGGCGAATTCTCGGAAAACAGGAGCG is a window encoding:
- a CDS encoding siderophore-interacting protein, giving the protein MMITETADSRLKRYNDIRVLQVLRTEMLTPRMKRVIVGGDEIEGFGRGPNIKLVIPPPGAAEPEWPLKGPNGGAIWPDHPRRPTVRTYSVSAFDARRGELSIDFVLHGRDGPAANWASRAKPGDQLGVGGPGGRSLRESDWYLFVGDQSALPAIANMLSGLPSSARGRAIIEIPNRDERQIISHPLNLEITWLYRDASAGERSEALQDCALNAWWPTNANAFVWAGGESEIIRTVRAHFRHERGMTPRQLLAIGYWRRGMNEDDYKKAFNNDRDEDYFKGAF